The segment GTAATTCCCGACTTATAAACAGAATGTGCTTAATCAATCtatgtaatataaataatatattctttGAGAATCTATAAATAATGGCTAGTAATGGTAAAGGAGCTTACCTAAATCTATTTACCTAATGGAATTAATTTGGtcatgtttaaaaaattaaattacatattttatagaTTTAAACTTAAACTATATAATTTACTGTCTTAAATATGTAGATAGATGTGGTAAATTTGATCATCTCCTTATGTGATTTTATGCCACTTTCACAggtataactttaaaaattacaagTATATTCTCGCTCTGCAATTTTCCATTGAGGAGATCAATAGGAATCCCAATCTATTACCCAACACATCTCTTGGTTTTGATTTCTACAATGTCAGATTCACTGAGAAGTATACTCTTGACAATGTTtttatttggctcacagctcTTGTGCATAGAAAGTATTTTCCTAATTACAATTGTAAAAAGAGAAATTTCACTGCAGCACTCACAGGAACATCATGGATAATATCTGCCCAAATAGGGACATTGCTTCAACTTTTTAAATTTCCACAGGTGAGAAAATTTGAATTGTGGGAACTGAGAGTCAGTTGTCTTTGTTAATATTAGATGAGTCTTTAAACTGAGTGATTGATCAATTAtcaaaacatcaaagaaatacACAGAACATGGAGTTAAATTTTGATTTCTCTCCCTTGTAAAATAAAGGTTGGATGTAGTAAATGTAATCCAGTAAGTCCTTGAGACTTACAGGTCTAATAAAAATTTCTGTTAAATGTAGTGACTGTAATATCCCATTAAAATGTTCTCCTGTCTTCTATTGCttcagaaataaaattttgactgatgttaatattctttctcttctatccaATTTACTTCAGATTACCTTTGGACCTTATGATCTTCTATTAAGTGACCATGGTCAGTATCCTTCTCTCTACCAGATGGCCCCTAAGGACACATCTCTTTCACTTGCCATTGTTTCATTGATGGCTCATTTTAGATGGTCATGGGTTGGTCTCATACTCCCTGATGACCACAAAGGAAATAATATTGTATCAGATTTTcgggaggagatggagagaaaaggCATCTGCCTAGCTTTTGTAAAAATGATCCCAGCCACATGGACTTCACATTTTGCCAAATTCTGGGAACATATGGATGAGACAAATGTAACAATTGTTTATGGAGATGTTGATTCCCTAGAAGGTATAATGAGGAATATTGAACAAAGGTTATTGACACAGAATGTCTGGATCATGAACATTGAACATCATGTTATTGACAGAGCTGACTATTTCATGTTAGACTCATTCCATGGAAGCCTAATTTTTAAGCACAATTACAAAGAGAATTTTGAGTTTACCAAATTTATTCAAACAGTTAATCCTAAtaaatacccagaagatatttatCTTCCTAAGCTGTGGCATTTGTTTTTCAAGTGCTCATTTGCTGACATTAATTGTAATGTTTTGGAAAACTGTCAAACCAATGCTTCTTTGGATGTATTCCCTCGTCACATATTTGATTTATCCATGAATGCAGAGagcacaagtatttacaatggtgtGTATGCTGTGGCTCACAGCCTCCATGAGATAAGACTTCAGCAACTTCAAATGCAACCATATGAAAATGGAGAAGGGATGGTGTTCTTTCCATGGCAGGTAATAACCTTTCTACTGTATTTTATTGTCAGCACTCTGGCATAAGTGATTTGCAGTAACACTGACTTAGGTATTATAAAATTCATTTATCTTGTCCAGAATTaagaattgtttgtttttaatctttcctGGAAGTCAATTCCAGTGAATGATGTTCTGAAATCGTGTGTAACATACCAGGAGCAAATATGCTTAGTCAAAATCAAGATCTTGTCATCAATATCTAGCTGTACAGACTTCTTACATTAATAGAGACAATTAATATACTCATTGCTTAATATATTTGTTACAAGAGAAAGTAAAACAGGAACACTTAAGTGAAACGATAGTTGGTTTACATAGAAATAATGCCTTTTAATCAATTTCTTGACATATTCTAAATGCAAATGAGTCTTGCTAGGCTTCAAAAAGTTGGTATTTTCATAAATCAGTTTTTCATTGATTGCTTACTTGAACTTGGTTTTCAATTTTCACTTGAAGACCAATAATAATGGTATTCTGAACACTTATGTTTTCACTTAGTCATCACTAATGGAATCTTCATAAATGTTGATGTTCACAgcagaatttaaaaacaataaatacattctaaaaccaatgttttattttgtcccttgtgcaaaattaaatataaaattatatatattttaagcttAACAGATTCCTGAAGGACACTGAAGTGAAAGACAAAAGGTGTTTAGATTGGAGACAGACAATAGATACAGAGTATGACATTCTTAATTTTTGGAATTTACCAAAGGGCCTtggattaaaagtgaaaataggatCATTTTCTGCAAATGCTCCCCAGGGTCAAGAGTTGTCTTTATCTGAACAGATGATACAATGGCCAGAAATATTTTCAGAGGTGGGTTATATATTATGTCAATTCTTAGTGCCTATATTACTAACTTAATTATGTTTTCTAATATTGTAATGCTTTGCTCAAATTCCATGACAGTTTGATTATCAGTATAAAATAGCATAAAGTAATGCTAGTATGCTGGCTTTTGATTTTTCTTGAATCAGATCAGTGGAATTATATATTGTTCAATAAGTCCTCCACTGCTAACTCATATGAGGATTTGTTTTTCTCCATTTGAAAATAATTAGGGTTGTAAcacaatgtaaaagaaaaatttcaccTCCAACTTACTCATGCGTTAATGTACTCTATAAAAATATCACTTGGGATTAAcctcattgtcttagtcagggtttctattcttgcacaaacatcatgaccaagaaacaagttagggaggaaagggttcattcagcttacacttccatactgctgttcatcaccaaggaattcaggactggaactcaagcaggtcaggaagcaggagctgatacagaggccatggagggatattccaTCCTGGgtttcttcccctggcttgctcagcctgctctcttatagaacccaagactaccagtccagataTGGTCCACCCAccaggagcctttcccccttgatcactaattgagaaaaatgccttacatttgaatctcatggaggcatttcctcaactgaagctcctttctctgtgataactctagctgtgtcaagttgacacaaaactagctagtaaaattgaccccttgtcaacttgacacacaaacacatcactagtaagtctCGACCCTTACATTCTTGCTAATCCCCAAGATGTAAATAATTATAAACACCCCAcagttttttaaatattcttaaaatttcaatctctttaaaatatccatctcttttaaaatccaaattctttaaaattcaaagtttcttaactgtgggctccactaaaatactttcttccttcaagaaggaaaaatatcagggcacaattacaatcaaaagcaaaaattaagctccaactgtccaatgtatGGGATctaactcacgatcttctgggctcctccaagggcttgggtcacttctccagccatgccctttgtagcacatgcttcatcctctaggctccagatgtccTTAATTCACTGcttctgctcttggtggtcatctcatggtactggcatctccaaaacactgcatgaccccatTCAGTCCTTagctgtcaattgcaac is part of the Mus musculus strain C57BL/6J chromosome 17, GRCm38.p6 C57BL/6J genome and harbors:
- the Vmn2r103 gene encoding vomeronasal receptor Vmn2r103 precursor; this translates as MFTWIFFFRLLQIPKFVSVFTYNISRCYYIVTEEFHHEGDVVVGAFFPLHTFYTEKKMPHKTVLYQYLDNQIQYNFKNYKYILALQFSIEEINRNPNLLPNTSLGFDFYNVRFTEKYTLDNVFIWLTALVHRKYFPNYNCKKRNFTAALTGTSWIISAQIGTLLQLFKFPQITFGPYDLLLSDHGQYPSLYQMAPKDTSLSLAIVSLMAHFRWSWVGLILPDDHKGNNIVSDFREEMERKGICLAFVKMIPATWTSHFAKFWEHMDETNVTIVYGDVDSLEGIMRNIEQRLLTQNVWIMNIEHHVIDRADYFMLDSFHGSLIFKHNYKENFEFTKFIQTVNPNKYPEDIYLPKLWHLFFKCSFADINCNVLENCQTNASLDVFPRHIFDLSMNAESTSIYNGVYAVAHSLHEIRLQQLQMQPYENGEGMVFFPWQLNRFLKDTEVKDKRCLDWRQTIDTEYDILNFWNLPKGLGLKVKIGSFSANAPQGQELSLSEQMIQWPEIFSEIPQSVCSESCEPGFRKVALEGKAICCYKCTPCGDNEISNETDVYQCVKCPEGHYANTERNNCFQKSVIFLAYEDPLGMTLASVALCLSALTVFVIGIFVKHRDTPIVKANNRALSYILLLTLTFCFLCSLNFIGQPNTATCILQQTTFAVTFTMALATVLAKAITVVLAFKVSFPGKIVRWLMLSRGPNYIIPICTLIQLLICGIWMTTSPPFIDQDAHTEHGHIIILCNKGSAVAFHSVLGYLCFLALGSYTMAFLSRNLPDTFNESKYLSFSMLVFFCVWVTFLPVFHSTKGKIMVSMEVFSILASSIALLAFIFGPKCYIILLKPENNSFTHVRKKTYSRKNYPKI